The Pseudomonas graminis region CCACGGGATGAAGGTCGAGCGCGTTGACGGTCTGGATCTGTTTGATCAGCGGTGCAGGCCAGGCGCCCATGCCTTCGCAGGCGCCGAGCATCGCCCCGAGAATGGCGGCGATGGTGTCGGTGTCACCGCCCAGACTGGCGGCCATGCACAGTGCGTCGAATGCCAACATCTGCCCGCGAGCCACTTGATGGGCGAGGGCGAACGCGGCGACCACCGATTCCTGGGAGGCGACGGACGTGCCGATCACGTCATAAATCAAATCGGGAAGTTGTTCATTGCTGCATTCGGCGCACAGCTGTTTGGCCCATCGGATTCGGGCGGCGATGCGGCCGCCGGCGATCCAGTAGCCGTAACGCTCGGCCTCCTGGGCAATATGCGCGCCGACGTCGAGAGCCTCGCCGAGACTGGCGCCGCTGATGCCCGCCGAGACAACCGCCGCCACCGCCGCTGCGCTGGAGATGCCGAGGTTGGTGTTGTGGGTGACCTGGCAGGCCTGTTTCACCGCTTCGACGAAGCGCGCTTCTTCGCGTACGTCGAAGGCAATGCCCACCGGCGTAATGCGCATTGCGGCGCCGTTGGTGGTGCCGAAACGCCCGGCTTCTTCAGGACTGTGCCCGGCCAGAATCATCTCGATGGCGCGCTTGGTCGAAGGGCCCAACAGGTCTTGGGAACCCTTGGCCTGCATCACCGCTTCCCAGTCAATCAAGTGTTGCGCCAGGTCCGAAGGCTCGATGCGCCCACTACCGGCGACCAGCAATTCCGCGACCAGCACCGCCTGTTCGGTATCATCAGTGATAGAGCCGGCAGGCATGTTCGGCGCAATGGGCTGATCAGCACCGGCCGCTTGCAAGGTGGTGATGCGGTCGAATCGCTGCCTGATCTGTTCGCGACTCAGGGATTGCGTCGGCATGCCCAAGGCATCGCCCAGCGCCAGCCCGTAGAAAGCGCCCAAGCCTCGGTCGCGAGTGTCGATCAGTGCGGTCATGTGGACGATCCAAAAGCCAGATGCAGACGAAAATGCACGGGGTCCAGAAGACTTTCCACGTGCTCCATGAAACGTTCGCGGCGATCAAACGTGGTGCGCGTCGCCTTGAGGAACACCGAGCCCGGCTGGCGCAACATCAGCGCCGCGTCGTCGTTGCTCAGGGGCTCGGCACCGATCCATTGATCGCCGCGATCCCCGACATAGCCGTGGGCGGCCAGCGTGACTGTCAGCGAATCTTCGATCAGCCCGTCGCGGGGCAGATTTTCCAGGCCGTCGCAGGCCGGGATCAGCACGCGCTCCAGTGACACGACGCTGCCATCGCCTGCCGTTCGACGGCGGTCCAGTGCGATGAACTCGGCGGTACCAAACCGGCCCGCCAGGTCAGGCCGCTGCACCGCCACCAGACGCAGAATCTCGGTGCTGACCCTGGCGCCGGTGTCGGCCAGGGCCTGGGCCCACCCGGCACGCTGATCCAGCGAGATGCCGTCGTAGGTCACGATCGAGCCGACGCCGGTTTGCGTGGCGATGTAGTTGCGTCGCTTGAGTTCGGACAGCGCTTCGCGCAGCGTGCCTCGGCTAACGTTGAATTCCTGGGCAAGCAGATTCTCGCCGGGCAACAATTCGCCCGAGCCCATCTGGCCGCTTTCGATGCGTCGGGCCAGCTCATCCACTACACGTTTTTTCTTGTCGAATCGAACCTGTCTAATCATGTACAAATTGATATCCGAAAGTGGCTGGGAGGAGCAAGTGTTTTTTGGAATGCAACGGGCGATGCGTAACAACACATGACAGTAGATAGCGCACCGCCGTTGACCGTCATCCGGGGTCCAGACACCCCGGATAACCGCCTTCGCGATGCGCTTCAGGGTTGATGACAGGTCTCAGCTGACAGGGTCAACCACGCTCGATTCTTCGCCCACGATCTGACGAATGGCGCTGACGAACACGTCAACCGGTTGCCCACCGGACACGGCATACTGGTCGTTAAAAACGATTGTCGGCACCGAACTCACGCCCCGCGACACCCACAATTGTTCCAGTTCGCGAACTTCGCTGGCGTACTGGTCGCTGGCCAGCAAGGCCTCGGCGCGCACCCGGTCCAGCCCGACTTTTTGCGCAACATCTGCCAGCACTTGATGGCTGGATACGTTGGCGTGCTGGCTGAAATACGCAGTGAACAGCGCTTCTTTCAGCGCATGTTGCTTGCCTTCCAGCTCGGCCCAGTGCAGCAGTCGATGGGCGTCGAAGGTGTTGAAGATGCGTCGCTCGCCCTGCTTGAAAACGAACCCGAGCTCAGCGCCGCGCTCACGGATGTTCTCGGCGTTGGCCTGGAATTGTTCCCGCGTGGAGCCGTACTTTTCGGCGATGTGCTCGAATATATCCTGGCCTTCCGGCGGCATCTGCGGGTTGAGTTCGAAGGGTTGGAAGTGGATGTCGGCCTGGACTTCATCGCCCAGGTGCTCAAGCGCCTGGTCCAGCGCGCGCAGGCCGACGATGCACCAGGGGCAGGACACGTCGGAGATGAAGTCGATTTTCAGCGGAGTGCTCATGGCAGCCTCGTGCAAGGGAGGGAAAGCGCCACGATACGCCGATCACGCTGGCGCTCAAACCCTACACCGGCGCGACCGTCCTCAACAGGCAGGTCAAGCAAGGCGCTGCATCAGAGCTGCGCGACGTGGGAAGCGTCTTCACGATGCTCGCGCAAATAGGGCAACACGGCCGCCAGCAAAGGGGCTTTGAAGGCTTCCTGAAAACGGTGGGCCAGGCCGGGAATGAGCTTCAGTTGGCTGCCCTGAAT contains the following coding sequences:
- a CDS encoding GntR family transcriptional regulator — translated: MIRQVRFDKKKRVVDELARRIESGQMGSGELLPGENLLAQEFNVSRGTLREALSELKRRNYIATQTGVGSIVTYDGISLDQRAGWAQALADTGARVSTEILRLVAVQRPDLAGRFGTAEFIALDRRRTAGDGSVVSLERVLIPACDGLENLPRDGLIEDSLTVTLAAHGYVGDRGDQWIGAEPLSNDDAALMLRQPGSVFLKATRTTFDRRERFMEHVESLLDPVHFRLHLAFGSST
- a CDS encoding ADP-ribosylglycohydrolase family protein, with amino-acid sequence MTALIDTRDRGLGAFYGLALGDALGMPTQSLSREQIRQRFDRITTLQAAGADQPIAPNMPAGSITDDTEQAVLVAELLVAGSGRIEPSDLAQHLIDWEAVMQAKGSQDLLGPSTKRAIEMILAGHSPEEAGRFGTTNGAAMRITPVGIAFDVREEARFVEAVKQACQVTHNTNLGISSAAAVAAVVSAGISGASLGEALDVGAHIAQEAERYGYWIAGGRIAARIRWAKQLCAECSNEQLPDLIYDVIGTSVASQESVVAAFALAHQVARGQMLAFDALCMAASLGGDTDTIAAILGAMLGACEGMGAWPAPLIKQIQTVNALDLHPVVEQLLSLRGV
- a CDS encoding DsbA family oxidoreductase, which translates into the protein MSTPLKIDFISDVSCPWCIVGLRALDQALEHLGDEVQADIHFQPFELNPQMPPEGQDIFEHIAEKYGSTREQFQANAENIRERGAELGFVFKQGERRIFNTFDAHRLLHWAELEGKQHALKEALFTAYFSQHANVSSHQVLADVAQKVGLDRVRAEALLASDQYASEVRELEQLWVSRGVSSVPTIVFNDQYAVSGGQPVDVFVSAIRQIVGEESSVVDPVS